From Anopheles arabiensis isolate DONGOLA chromosome 3, AaraD3, whole genome shotgun sequence, a single genomic window includes:
- the LOC120903652 gene encoding arylsulfatase B-like isoform X2: MMKRAVPYLVTLWLLWLGVGASTAHQERPNIVIIVADDLGWNDVSFHGSNQIPTPNIDALAYDGIILNRHYVPPLCTPSRASLMTGKHPMNIGMQDHVIISDEPWGLGLDQKLMPQYFREAGYRTHLVGKWHLGFFRRAYTPTYRGFDSHFGYLGPYIDYWDHSLQMNETSARGLDMRRNTAVNYDANGTYATDLFNDEAVRLIDSHNRSKPLFLVLTHLAPHTGNEDDPLQAPADEIAKFDYIQDPKRRTLAAMVSRIDTGVGRIYRSLERRRMLNNTIILFYADNGAPTLGIHANSGSNYPLRGQKESPWEGAVRGAALIWSRLLPRKGVVSNQWLHVSDWLPTLGHVAGLRIPPNNSPIDGQNQWSTLTSSSSGGRTVVMNNAHNEFTYSSYIKRGWKYVNGTSFKGAYDRWLGQLKDGEQISHEDYYKRLTASQSIGSSMQLTRDDVKRLRSKATVECSSAQGTVCEPLKRPCLFNIVEDPCERNNQANAYPYILRELETDVNGYRKRSVPSRQQPSDIRADPARHNGTWTWWLEGVGTQSPTHNLQQLFSTFQSFMEYFMALFAKVEAKLLAKVHGGKI; this comes from the exons ATGATGAAACGCGCCGTGCCGTATCTAGTGACCCTGTGGCTGTTGTGGTTGGGAGTTGGTGCTAGTACTGCCCACCAAGAGCGACCCAACATTGTAATCATTGTTGCTGATGATTTG GGTTGGAATGATGTCAGCTTCCACGGATCGAACCAAATCCCGACGCCCAACATCGATGCGCTCGCGTACGACGGTATCATACTGAACCGTCACTACGTGCCGCCGCTCTGCACCCCATCGCGGGCCTCCCTAATGACCGGCAAGCATCCGATGAACATCGGCATGCAGGATCACGTCATCATCTCGGACGAACCGTGGGGTCTGGGGCTGGACCAGAAGCTAATGCCCCAGTACTTCCGCGAGGCCGGTTACCGCACGCACCTGGTCGGCAAGTGGCATCTTGGGTTTTTCCGGCGCGCGTACACACCGACCTACCGGGGCTTCGACTCGCACTTTGGCTATCTCGGCCCGTACATCGACTATTGGGACCACAGCTTGCAGATGAACGAG ACATCTGCCCGCGGTTTGGACATGCGACGCAACACCGCCGTCAACTACGACGCGAACGGAACGTATGCGACCGATCTGTTCAACGACGAAGCCGTCCGTCTAATCGATTCCCACAACAGAAGCAAACCCCTGTTCCTGGTGCTCACGCATCTTGCCCCGCACACCGGCAACGAGGACGATCCGCTGCAGGCGCCAGCAGATGAGATTGCCAAATTCGACTACATTCAGGATCCGAAGCGTCGCACGCTGGCAG CCATGGTATCGCGGATTGACACGGGCGTTGGGCGGATCTATCGAAGCTTGGAGAGGCGCCGCATGCTCAACAACACCATCATACTGTTTTACGCCGATAATGGTGCACCGACATTGGGAATTCATGCCAATTCTGGCTCCAACTATCCACTGCGTGGG CAAAAAGAATCCCCCTGGGAAGGAGCCGTACGCGGTGCCGCACTGATTTGGAGCCGTCTTCTTCCGCGGAAGGGCGTCGTGTCGAATCAATGGCTACACGTGAGCGATTGGTTGCCGACACTCGGCCATGTAGCGGGCCTTAGAATCCCACCCAACAATAGTCCCATCGATGGCCAAAATCAATGGTCAACACTAACCTCCTCGTCTAGCGGTGGCCGTACGGTTGTGATGAATAACGCTCACAATGAGTTTACCTACAGCAGCTACATTAAGCGCGGCTGGAAGTATGTCAACGGAACGTCGTTTAAAGGTGCTTACGATCGGTGGTTAGGGCAACTGAAGGACGGTGAGCAGATATCGCACGAAGACTATTACAAACGGCTGACCGCTTCGCAGAGCATTGGTTCCTCGATGCAGCTCACCAGGGACGACGTTAAACGGCTTCGTTCCAAAGCGACGGTAGAATGTTCAAGCGCCCAAGGAACTGTTTGTGAGCCGCTCAAGCGTCCCTGCCTGTTTAACATAGTTGAAGATCCCTGCGAGCGTAACAATCAAGCCAATGCTTATCCATACATTTTACGGGAGCTTGAAACTGATGTTAACGGCTATAGGAAGCGCAGCGTTCCATCGCGCCAGCAACCGTCGGACATTAGGGCCGATCCGGCGCGACACAATGGCACCTGGACGTGGTGGCTGGAGGGAGTGGGCACACAATCGCCGACCCATAATTTGCAGCAGCTTTTCAGCACCTTTCAGAGCTTTATGGAATATTTTATGGCACTGTTTGCTAAGGTTGAAGCTAAACTGCTAGCTAAGGTACATGGTGGTAAGATCTAA